Below is a genomic region from Gigantopelta aegis isolate Gae_Host chromosome 1, Gae_host_genome, whole genome shotgun sequence.
gagtgcatcgttaaataaaacatttctttctttctttggtcctaaaggtgtctggtttagatgggtttcactgtactgtgAAACCTCTCAGAAGCAAACCCTCTGTAtgccctcaaaactggacctttttaaatatcaatgtaGAACAAAACCTCTCTAATTTGGTTACCCCATAAAAAGAGAATTTCTACTTGTTCCAATGGGCGTCCAGTttaaaggggtttcactgtatatataaatatattggagGTGTTGGTTTTTAGGGGGTtcatattaaaacttttaaataacAAGCAATCTGAGAGTAGcctactgctaaagcaatacatgttatCCTACTGGACTCAACAagttttcgtatctcctaagttcaagggtcatatcTCTCTGAAAAATAGttaaatcaccatgaaattgtgtgtataacTTTTTCTCTTGCACACTTTTTCTCTTACACACTTGCATTTAACATGAGGTCGTTCGTAATAGGCctgtatgacatcatattaatgtgagatggcgacgtgaggtcattaaacacagttttaaattaatattttgttattaaaaccgtcattataaaagctatcttgttaatttgtagtgttaaattttagttaacacataaaacaaacacggcaaatatgataatgtagtttatttttgataaaatggtcaaataaaaaaagttacttgttcagccatttttgtctgttcgtgtaaattaatggtttatttaccaaatgaatgaaagaaaaagactatcatatgtggtcatgtgggatagaaaaaaaagtacaccctctGTGGTGAAAATATCGACTTTGGGACTCGGCAAGCTTCATCCCAAGTCGAAATTTCGACCACCTCggatgtactttttctatccctcATGatcacatatgatggagtcttataatcaTGCCCAGTTACATATTAAGtatgactttcatggcgatttacccatctctgacagagttattgccctGGAACTCGGGAgataagacatttttttttttattgtgtacgaatCTAAAAACGATGGTGTATGAATGTCCTATTGTCAGTTTAGAAGGCAGGTATCTTTGTATGGTACATGTACTCGGTCGTACTCAGACATAACACGTGTACACATTTCAGTTGGTCAAATGAGTTATGGCTtgcacgagtccaaaatattgtactcgagtactcgagtgtCAAACTCAACCTGGACCAGAGTACCCGACATTTACACTAGTTGATAacgagactaaggaataaagtaaaatagcattatgtatcttaattccagcaTTGAACatgatgccaaatcatgccattgtattgaaTTCCATATACgtattcaacttttgttttccctccatgtctcctagtcctataatgtaaccggcagGAAGCATATATTATGTCAATACAAGGCGGCTTCTAGAACGTttatcaaatccactagccatgggatcagtgattaaaaacatttactagccacaattaataattcactagccttactttactttaaagttaatacaattgtaataaataatagtaacaataatcagatatgtcgcctaaagaggcagatagagcttaaaaacactaatattgggggcttggggtgggggcagggtattcatatttacaaaatagacaactgcaacatttgacaaaaactaaattcacttgtcgtcaggcatggcaatagcagttatttaaCTTAttatatcactagccatgggagtggggctactataatctagaaatcctgcaaaatgatgtaaaaatataattaaatgagagtccTCTTTCTTGCACCGGCGCTCGAGTCTTGTGAAcagactcaagtcttgctacaTTCGGCCACTGCCTGAGTActtgagtactcgtggagaccctagttgTATCTAACTGTAACAGACATGACTATAGCATTTTATATCTTACATTAGCCAGAGTACTCCAACAGTAAAGAGAGccagacagacatttggacagttgttAATACTCTCTTACAGGCTaatcttacatatcctcaaaacccaggtttaaagaaatttaaacatctttCCAAACATAACTTTTATACACATTCTTGCTTGCtcagttaatatatattacagccCATTTCAGTTTCAATAGTTCATTTGTGACACATattcttagaggaaatccgctacatacATTTTTCCACCAGCAGCAgattggatcttttatatgcactttcccacagacaggagagcacataccacagcctttgatatacctgtcagagaatgggtccactgaggtgattcaatcTTACAATGCAAGTAACTCGGACAAGCACTACCAACAGAgctagatccccccccccccccctccacagcaggggggggggggggggggggagacagtagcccagaggtaaaccactcacttgatgcacggtcggtttgggatcaatacCCATGGGCTATTTcgtgctccagccagtgcaccacgactggtacatcaaaggtcgtggtatgtgctatcttgtctataggatggtgcatataaaagatcccttgcagctaatcgaaaagagtagtccatgaagtggcgacagcgggtttcctccctcaatatctgtgtggtccttaaccatacatgtatgtctgacgccatataaccatcaataaaatgtgttgtgtgcgtcagtacataaaccatttccttccttcttccccccccccccaccccccagaaGAGAGTTATGTCTATCTggaatatatcaaatatttagaAGTCAGGCCTCAAACTacacagttaaagttaaagtttgttttgtttaacgacaccactagtgcacactgattaattaatcatcggctatttgacgtcaaacatttggtaattctgacatgcagtCATGAAGAGTCATGATTTGGTGAACTGTTCTGATTACTGAGAGCTGTATGTAGCCCtgttttatcatccattaaaggcgtttgtaggagatatcgcttcttataatcttgattggtctaattttaatcacaagacaatgttgtgttacgtcactgtgtttgtttcagcactaaacctaccattaacgagtctaccactgacattcaacccacatcactgacattgtttacaactttcgcaaatgaaaagaatgataatggatgataaaaagatgataaaaagaataccccctcatgtcttgtgatatcataatttatcagcactcggcAAGCCTGGGTTTTCAtgcttttatcaactcgtgctaataaattatgatatcgcaagacacgaggggagtaTCTTCTATATATCAGCCACCGATGCTGTATTTGAAAGCCAGGGAGTGGACAGTATCTAGCCGAGATCTATTCGGATTTGTTTCTTCCCATGTGGGCAGGTTATTCTCTCAATATGTATGATCTGGACTGGCCGTCGGCGACACTTGTAGTAACTGATTTTCCTGTTGCTGGCTGTTCCGACGTGGGCTCTTTGCTATGGTAGTTCTTTTCAAGGGACAACTGTATCTCTCCAAGATTAACAGAAAATGTTTCTGCATCAAACTTCGGCATACctgttaatgtaaatattggTGATGACTTGGATGACAGTATAGCTTTCAATGCTTCTGTCATGTTTGAGTTTTtggctgctgctgctaccaTTGCCATTGTTCTTGCTTCTACTTCTGACATTTCTGTTGCTGTTGACTCTGCTGTTACTGTTGTTgctcctgctgctgctgttgtcaCTGTTGATGTTTCTGTTACTGTTGCTGCTGATGCTGATGCTGTTGCAACTGTCCACCAACGGTCAGCAGATTTGAAAGACTGCCTGGTAGTAGGATGGTGATCATATTTGCCCGAGCAGATGGCCGAATGGTACAGCCAGTCTTCCTGCTGACACCATTTTGAGCAGTAGCGTGTCTGCAATTCAGAACAATATAATTACAGTTTCAGATTCAGTTAAGCAACCAGCAGGCCTCAAATTTGTCAAATAAGAGGGCAATATGGTCAAAAGGCCAGGCAACAAGACAACCTTCAACAAGtgtagtaatatataatataaaagcactcattaaaaataaataaataaataagtgtgaACAGTTTCTAGtcatttccctagaaattaggcaaggcatgttagaccaaacactttgggggcattttcaccattttcagggcacttgtttttcattaaaaatataaaaaaatttaaattaaaataaacattaatgtaatttatgtgcttgctttaataaatgaatggcacaAGATataaggcaattttagaattatttaCTGAAAAAGGCATGTTTAATCTCAtggcagcatggcgctgattgaggcaagatggtgctagactatcaAGGCATGGtactgcaccatgctaaaacaagctagggaaaacactagttTCATGTTTtggtaataaaacaactttcagaTGTGTTTGTGCATGATGACCAATTACTaacaactatttttaaaatacttcaGTCATATTTCTAGGATACCAAGTGTTGTTCTTACTACATTAGATACCCACTTAAAGCaggggggtttttggggtgggttttaaaaaaaaaaaaaaaaacattttggtgtTGATAGACAAACCTTTCCTTTATGtccttttttcccttttcccTGTCTTTTGTCCCCTGTTTTACCTACTCAtgatgatttaaaataaaaagatatatgGATATACTTGCGCAATGTATACAACAAAGGAATGTAACTACCATATAtcatgtatatcatatatatatgatgaGTTCAGGTGCAAAACGCGATATTTGCCGCAAACcgcgattgatccttatgaaattgtattgggtaaatcctgtatttttttatcaaaacgcgatatacgccaattaaaaaagtcacttttactgaaaatgaaaaatggatatacaAGTATATCGCATTTTGcacctaaactcttcatatatatatatatatatatatatatatatatatatatatatatatatatatctagttttaaaatgtttacgggggagcataccacCGAACCCcctaaaaacattgttttgcaTCTTCgttctcagtcagccccccccccccccaatgtctacttgcttccccGTGCCTGGCTAGAATTAATACTtgattaataatgtaaaatgtacattgatttttatttttaaaatataaatgtcttaaaattgcaaataaattaaataagaaaataagaaagtaaagtaaagtaaagtaaagtaaaataaaaattagaaagaaaaaataactaaattgaaatataaaattgtatgaatatattgcgtttaacagatatagcgtacactgcatctaatgaataagtgaacaacaaccctttctcggtcacatttattaaaaacataactgcctaggacgattgatctgtaatcttttaattattaacaaggcttctcaacataacgtaataattgatacagaacaatgattgcactgaacacgtcaatcgaatagggtctcaatagttgagtgcgcatgtgtacaagcgcacaggcggtacttctaaaaataatagtcggagagttacctgttattgagatggcctctgattaacagcaatatattgcaaacaaaacaatcggtcttaggtttattcaacttaattatgtcattcttaaatcttgtagtcgggtattgtgattcaccagtagtaacgtgcacaccatctcatttgcatgtcagacgtcgactctgtaaacagcgattacagtcggcttaccacacagtgagctcaaacaaaacagattaatcggtgatttatttgagtttttttgccaaagtttgatagacattctcagtcatttgtgacattaatttagcacacacacaaaaaaaaaatcgttatttatatgtgcaaataaccgatatatagcctgtagtctgtgcaattaaccggatgttttgtagtgttataagggcaaatggttccgtgttgggtgaaaatagtcgattaaccgaattatgctataaaccgatgtgcaaataagtggagaTGACTGTATATCGCATTTTGcacctaaactcttcatatatatatatatatatatatatatatatatatctctagttttaaaaattttacgGGAAATtgcaaataaattaaataagaaactaaagtaaagtaaagtaaagtaaagtaaagtaaaataaaataaaaattagaaagaaaaaataactaaattgaaatataaaattgtatgaatatattttttagcaTTAATTTTTTCCCTCGAaggtatatttaaattatgGGTTAGTGGTTTAGTTTGGTTGGCtagtaaaaactaaaaacattttccaGAAAATTCTTGGTTAATAAGAATTTgttaaaattagccattttgtaaataattttcaagaaaataaatacatatacatgaacatctgaaattttgtttaaataaagttCTTCCAGTGTAAGccctgaaaacaaaattatttccagtgtgatcctaaaaactaaattatttccagtgtgatcctgaaaactaaattatttccagtgtgatcctgaaaactaaattatttccagtgtggtcctgaaaacaaaattatttccagTGTCAGccctaaaaactaaattatttccagtgtcagggcataaaatttggcacgaacgattttgtcgttcatCTGTCGGTTAtttgcaaaaccaatatcaacataaatgaCCGATCGTTCGTGTAAAAGCTGTAATCGTTCGTCAGAAaattttaatagacatcttGGCTATTCctgaaaactaaattatttccagtgtcagggcataaaatttggcgcgaacgattttgtcgttcatCTGTCGGTtatatgcaaaaccaatatcaacataaacgaccAATCGTACGTGTAAAAGCTGTAATCGTTCGTCAGAAaattttaatagacatcttGGCTATTCctgaaaactaaattatttccagtgtcagggcataaaatttggcacgaacgattttgtcgttcatCTGTCGGTtatatgcaaaaccaatatcaacataaatgaCCGATCGTTCGTGTAAAAGCTGTAATCGTTCGTCAGAAaattttaatagacatcttggctattttgttttcactgtttttggaagaaaataataaaataacggGCCTACATTGCCGATTGTTGGTTATTTTGGCCGATATAGGATTCTTATAATTTCGGTACTCTCCGTTCAGACCCGGAAGCATTATTAAAGCTCAATGCTTCCGGGAAATCCCTATTATCTATTATCATTTTATTCAGATTATTGTTTGGCACCAATAAGTACTCCCCTGTGAAAAAAACTGATGGGGTTGTGTGTTTTGTAATGCAAACCAGACAGCTTTCAAGTTGGTTCtagcatacatttttttaaaactttttttttcttctatttatgCATTGTCGTTTAATTGCCGTGACCCATTAAAATTTgcatttgtatctgaactacCGAAGAAAATCGTTCGTGTAAAACTGAAACCACACAAACGACATGTCGGTTGTCTCAAAAATTCAAACTGTATGCCCTGCAGTGTGatcctaaaaacaaaattatttccaaTATGAtcctaaaaactaaattatttgcAGTGTGATCCTGAAAACTAAATTATATCCCGTGTGATCCTGAAAACTAAATTATATCCCGTGTGATCCTGAAAACTAAATTATATCCCGTGTGATCctgaaaactaaattatttctaATGTGATCctgaaaactaaattatttgcAGTGTGATCctgaaaactaaattatttctaATGTGATCctgaaaactaaattatttctaATGTGATTctgaaaactaaattatttgcAGTGTGGTcctgaaaacaaattatttgcAATGTGATCctgaaaactaaattatttgcAATGTGATCCTGAAAACTAAATTATATCCAGTGTGAGccctaaaaattaaattatttctaatGTGATCctgaaaactaaattatttgcAGTGTGGTCctgaaaactaaattatttctaATGTGATTctgaaaactaaattatttgcAGTGTGGTCctgaaaactaaattatttctaATGTGATCctgaaaactaaattatttgcAATGTGATCctgaaaactaaattatttccaGTGATCctgaaaactaaaatatttctaatgtGATCctgaaaactaaattatttgcAATGTGATCCTGAAAACTAAATTATATCCAGTGTGAGccctaaaaattaaattatttctaatGTGATCctgaaaactaaattatttccagtgtgatcctgaaaacaaaattatttccagTGATCctgaaaactaaaatatttccaGTGCGAGCCTGAAAACAAAGTTATTTTCAGTGCGAGCCTGAAAACAAAGTTATTTCCAGGGTGAtcctaaaaactaaattatttccagtgtgatcctgaaaactaaattatttccaGTGTGAGACCTGCAAACAAAGTTATATCCAATGTGAGCCCTTGAACCTAAATTATTTCCAGTGCAAgccttgaaattaaaaaattattggcTTACCTCTAAACAGGCTGCACATCTTTTCAAAATCTTCCTCTCGGTCGTGGAGACATGTCGAAGACAGTTGGCACAGAATTCCTTCATGGCTGCCTTTCGCTGCCAATATATAAACTTGCAGTCTTCAGCATGACTCGGCCAATCAATCTGCATGCACCGTGTTGAACAATAAACATTGGTGAGGCATTTGTCGCACACCATACCAAGCTCCATCACCCCTTTGCAAGAGCAACATAGCTTCTTTTCTTCCGATGCATTTGACATTAGTTCTAAAATAATGGAAgattctaataaattaataacaagaaatctgagagtactgctaaagcaatatatgtcccctacaacacatttttgtatctcctaagttcaaggaaggaaggaaggaaatgttttatttaacgacacactcaacacattttatttacagttatatggcgtcagaaatatggttaaggaccacacagatattgagagaggaaacccgctgttgccacttcgtgggctactcttttcgattggcagcaagggatcttttatatgcaacatcccacagacaggatagtacataccacggcctttgttacaccagttgtgtaaaaacaaaataaaaaaaatttcatgacagtcaaacttgatctgtaacactATATGATTAAGCTATACACAATATTTTAGCTCAGTATctcgaggcattgtgaaaaaatgtCTAAAAACCTGTATGTggaacagactgacagacagaagggcggagatgaaacctatcatccatggccccgttccacgaagtgatcttagcccaAGAtgaacttaagtgcatagggtagctatgtgcttaaggtaatcttagggctaacaTCACTtcatggaacagggccctggcaGGGGACTATAACTtataaataataagaagaaaaagaaaaagagacacaatgaataattaatcattgggtactggatatcaaacatttgttaattttgacatgcaCATGTATGTTGTAGGGTATCTGagaaaacctgccacattttttcattagcagcatggggtcttttatatatgcaatttcccacaaactggaaagcacatatcacactctttgatatgccagtacTAGTAACTACGGCTGTAACAAATATATGTAGTGgcgaatacgatacatatcacgaatACGAATATGTATTCATGTTTATGAATACAAAAGTGAAAAGGTTTTGCAGAAAGGaagaatatgttttaaaaggtaaatGTGTTGTGGGGTATCAGTCCAATGGGTTGAATAAAGAAAATGGATTTGTCTATATGCTTGATCTAATACAAAATCGGTCCATACATTATAAGAATAAACAAATCGATATTGTGTTTTCGTTAGAGTGAATAGGAAATATAAATTGTACGGTtagcattacatatatgtattcatGTATTCGGTTCAGCTAGTGACGAATACGGAATACGAATGTAACTATGAAACAGATTGCCGTTTGGTGCACCGAATATTCAAGTATATCGATACACACCTAGCAAGTACTGGGGCACCGGTTGGGACGggagtttttgttgttttacgaATGGTGGTTCAATCATATAACTACAATGAAAACTATCTCAGGTGAGCATTCTACTAACGTAGTAACGGAGCTAAATCTTAATTTTGAATGTGACtgacatcagtattccaatgacgtcactttgcatcacCTAACCATAAACCaagtacatgacgtttccattttcagaacactggaaaaattccagtgcaaacttgctattgaattttttattttttttgaacattactaatgcacctgaatgtgtttgaagaaaatcttctGATTAaaaccggcgtgacgtcacacggcctagttaccactcatccgggtctttgggggtgaagcaaagccttagtgattactggtttacatagaataaaattatcatattaactttttacatgccttacatattgtcatttattttctgtagctaacacatagttgcaatacgtcttatgtgtattataacagcttaggttgccatataagagaaacgaacaacgggaatctgaattagtataatatatatttagtatttcAGGGCAGGTTGGgtagaatataatttttgttgatgcaattttcaggtaatgttaattataaattttaacaattttgaaatgataagataattattaatataataattatgatgtgggctacaaaatatataatttgtatttataataaaatttgtatgcatgattaagttaattatttttatgatttaataattattttatttccaaataatatataataattaaacaatggcaaagttgttactttacaacttcaaaattacaatagtattattgtcatatcttgttatatagatgtattggcaacagtataatgttccactgaatacattcttttattcttaaaacaaaatactgtttcttgaaataatgaaatgcttttgtttttacagattgcaaaattaccacatgatgttgcccttccttactggttgaatgcaggcaacaaaaaatagcaataataaaatatagccatcctcagaccttgacatctagggggagcaatatctctctctacttacccattatacctgagattagttcaaggagaataatatatagtttcctttggcatgtgaatttatatacatgtatcaatatggtaatattttaaattgccccccataaactacattagggagcaaataatcagttccctcagttattt
It encodes:
- the LOC121367685 gene encoding uncharacterized protein LOC121367685 is translated as MSNASEEKKLCCSCKGVMELGMVCDKCLTNVYCSTRCMQIDWPSHAEDCKFIYWQRKAAMKEFCANCLRHVSTTERKILKRCAACLETRYCSKWCQQEDWLYHSAICSGKYDHHPTTRQSFKSADRWWTVATASASAATVTETSTVTTAAAGATTVTAESTATEMSEVEARTMAMVAAAAKNSNMTEALKAILSSKSSPIFTLTGMPKFDAETFSVNLGEIQLSLEKNYHSKEPTSEQPATGKSVTTSVADGQSRSYILRE